A region from the Brassica napus cultivar Da-Ae chromosome C8, Da-Ae, whole genome shotgun sequence genome encodes:
- the LOC106430330 gene encoding DNA mismatch repair protein MSH4-like, which translates to MEDDGGERSSFVAGLIENRAKEVGMAAFDLRSASLHLSQYIETSSSYQNTKTLLRFYDPCVIIVPPNKLAADGMVGVSELVDRCYSTVRKVVFARGCFDDTKGAVLIQNLAAEEPLALGLDTYYKQHYLSLELDPHARV; encoded by the exons ATGGAAGACGACGGTGGAGAGAGATCGAGCTTCGTCGCTGGACTAATCGAGAACAGAGCCAAAGAG GTTGGAATGGCTGCGTTTGATTTAAGATCCGCTTCACTGCATCTATCTCAGTATATAGAGACGAGCAGCTCGTATCAAAACACGAAGACGCTGCTGCGTTTCTATGATCCTTGTGTGATTATTGTTCCTCCCAACAAACTTGCCGCCGATGGCATGGTTGGGGTTTCAGAATTGGTGGATAGATGTTACAGCACCGTCAGGAAG GTTGTGTTTGCTCGTGGCTGTTTCGAtgacaccaag GGTGCCGTGCTAATACAAAACTTGGCTGCAGAGGAACCTTTGGCTCTTGGTTTAGACACTTACTATAAGCAGCATTATCTATCACTAGAACttgacccgcacgcccgtgtataa